The following proteins come from a genomic window of Thermoanaerobaculia bacterium:
- a CDS encoding DUF2269 family protein, whose translation MSPNAVNWMLFLHVLAALWLAGGVFAGAVVRSQGRKATRPEERLLALRIAWRLANVYNIPGAIAAGILGFGILHPLGWGFKPGWVQASIAIWLLMLLNGLFYLRPALKKLLAAAEASVAAGATTAEFTRLASAKGPRIAADVNALGIVVLTLLMIVKPF comes from the coding sequence ATGAGCCCGAATGCGGTCAATTGGATGCTCTTTCTGCACGTTCTGGCCGCCCTCTGGCTTGCCGGCGGGGTCTTTGCGGGCGCTGTGGTGCGCTCCCAGGGGCGAAAGGCAACGCGGCCCGAGGAGCGCCTGCTGGCGCTGCGCATCGCCTGGCGGCTGGCGAACGTCTACAACATCCCCGGCGCAATCGCGGCCGGCATTCTCGGCTTCGGCATCCTTCACCCGCTCGGCTGGGGCTTCAAGCCCGGCTGGGTGCAGGCCTCCATCGCCATTTGGCTTCTGATGCTGCTGAACGGCCTGTTCTACCTGCGCCCGGCTTTGAAGAAGCTGCTCGCGGCGGCCGAGGCCTCTGTCGCGGCCGGCGCGACGACCGCCGAGTTCACCCGGCTCGCCTCCGCGAAAGGTCCGCGGATCGCCGCCGACGTCAACGCGCTCGGCATCGTCGTCCTCACCCTGCTGATGATCGTCAAGCCGTTCTAG
- a CDS encoding zinc-binding dehydrogenase — MKGFRVARHGGPDALEWGEWADPVPGPGKVTVRVRACALNHLDLWLRNGVPGHRFPLPLVPGSEVAGDVATTGAGVDDLPAGTPCLLSSGVSCGVCARCLAGLDHLCPKYGLLGEHRDGGYAEYVTVPRRNVLPIPKGLSYVEAAAIPLGFLTAWHMLVARAALAANEDILLHAAGSGVTSAGIQIARLLGARRILVTAGTEAKLARASELGATHGILYNQGDFVRAAREATQGEGVDVVFDHVGGETFERSLRLLKRGGRMVLCGATSGAEARINLRALFFKQLSILGSTMGSLAELHSLLPYFETGALRPVVDRTFTLAEAPAAQEYLAQRGAFGKIVLTVGTGAREVPRPLPPPHPPHPKEIRT, encoded by the coding sequence ATGAAAGGCTTTCGTGTAGCGCGGCATGGCGGGCCGGATGCGTTGGAGTGGGGGGAGTGGGCGGATCCGGTTCCGGGACCGGGGAAGGTCACCGTGCGGGTGCGCGCCTGCGCGCTCAATCATCTCGACCTCTGGCTCAGGAACGGCGTGCCCGGGCATCGCTTTCCGCTGCCGCTCGTGCCGGGGAGCGAGGTTGCGGGGGATGTCGCGACAACCGGCGCCGGGGTGGATGACCTCCCCGCAGGGACCCCCTGTCTGCTCTCTTCCGGCGTGTCCTGCGGAGTCTGCGCGCGGTGCCTCGCCGGGCTCGACCATCTCTGCCCGAAATACGGCTTGCTGGGCGAGCATCGCGACGGCGGCTACGCCGAGTACGTGACCGTCCCGCGGCGCAACGTCCTGCCGATTCCCAAGGGACTCTCCTACGTCGAGGCGGCGGCGATCCCGCTGGGATTCCTCACCGCCTGGCACATGCTCGTCGCGCGCGCCGCACTCGCCGCCAACGAGGACATCCTGCTGCACGCCGCCGGCTCGGGCGTGACCTCGGCCGGCATTCAGATCGCGCGACTCCTCGGAGCCCGCCGGATCCTGGTCACCGCCGGAACTGAGGCGAAGCTCGCCCGCGCGAGTGAGCTCGGCGCGACCCACGGCATCCTCTACAACCAGGGCGATTTCGTGCGCGCGGCGCGCGAGGCGACCCAGGGCGAGGGCGTGGACGTCGTTTTCGACCATGTCGGCGGGGAGACCTTCGAACGGAGCCTGCGGCTCTTGAAACGCGGCGGCCGGATGGTGCTCTGTGGAGCGACCTCGGGAGCGGAGGCGAGAATCAACCTGCGGGCGCTCTTCTTCAAGCAGCTCTCGATCCTCGGCTCGACCATGGGGAGCCTCGCCGAGCTCCACTCGCTGCTCCCCTACTTCGAGACCGGCGCCCTGCGCCCGGTCGTCGACCGCACTTTCACGCTCGCCGAGGCGCCGGCCGCGCAGGAGTACCTCGCGCAACGCGGCGCCTTCGGCAAGATCGTGCTCACCGTCGGCACCGGAGCGCGAGAGGTTCCGCGCCCGCTCCCTCCGCCCCACCCGCCCCACCCGAAGGAGATCCGCACTTGA
- a CDS encoding ferritin-like domain-containing protein, whose translation MTSHEFVADLVAEMEAVFSRLGARQALEAESQGQVEIVTLLRAALRSEIEAAELGGLALPTTPELDAKSAFAQQCGDEMKHYRLIVARLAELGVDVANEDPLADGYSPLYHYVKGLKTTVERIAAGPFAREAIAKVRNEQFIDLCHQMGDTGTAVLYRDLIQPEEIHHHELGRKVLERLCTTPELQRLAAQAARNTLAIADELQTLAERATGMRSIPAS comes from the coding sequence TTGACCAGTCATGAATTCGTCGCCGACCTGGTGGCCGAGATGGAAGCCGTCTTCTCCCGTCTCGGCGCGCGCCAGGCTCTGGAGGCCGAGAGCCAGGGCCAGGTCGAGATCGTGACCCTGCTCAGGGCGGCGTTGCGCAGCGAGATCGAAGCCGCCGAGTTGGGCGGCCTCGCCCTGCCGACAACGCCGGAGCTCGACGCCAAGAGCGCCTTCGCCCAGCAGTGCGGCGACGAAATGAAGCACTACCGGCTGATCGTCGCCCGCCTCGCCGAGTTGGGCGTCGACGTCGCGAACGAGGATCCGCTCGCCGACGGCTACAGTCCGCTCTACCACTACGTCAAAGGGCTGAAGACCACCGTCGAGCGCATCGCCGCCGGTCCGTTCGCGCGCGAGGCCATTGCCAAGGTCCGCAACGAGCAGTTCATCGATCTTTGCCACCAGATGGGCGACACCGGTACCGCGGTGCTCTACCGCGACCTCATCCAGCCCGAAGAGATTCACCATCACGAGCTCGGCCGCAAGGTCCTCGAGCGCCTCTGCACCACGCCGGAACTGCAACGGCTCGCCGCGCAGGCGGCGCGCAACACCCTGGCGATCGCCGACGAGCTTCAGACCCTGGCCGAGCGCGCGACCGGAATGCGCTCGATCCCGGCGTCCTGA
- a CDS encoding 3-hydroxyacyl-CoA dehydrogenase — MTDPPHGIFQVAVLGAGTMGRGIAHISALAGYTTNLYDVDAEQLGAAERSIHRNLDKGVEIGKLETEAALGAKERLALENELAAAVAEADLVIEAAPESMELKVRLFQQVAMHCSEETLFASNTSALSVTEMAGATGRPERFAGTHFFNPVHLMKLLELVRGLETSEATLATLREVGRRMGKEVVVVRDVPGFATSRINALIGNEAFRMLEQGVASADDIDKAVKLGLNHPMGPFEMGDLVGLDVRLKILEHLHATLGETFRPSNLMRQYVQAGRLGRKTGRGVHTYDEQGRKIG, encoded by the coding sequence ATGACCGATCCGCCGCACGGGATCTTCCAGGTCGCCGTGCTCGGCGCCGGCACGATGGGGCGGGGAATCGCCCACATTTCCGCGCTCGCCGGCTACACCACCAACCTCTACGACGTCGATGCCGAGCAGTTGGGTGCGGCCGAGCGCTCGATCCATCGCAATCTCGACAAGGGAGTCGAGATCGGCAAGCTCGAGACCGAAGCGGCGCTCGGCGCCAAGGAGCGCCTGGCGCTCGAGAACGAGCTCGCGGCGGCGGTCGCCGAGGCCGATCTGGTGATCGAGGCGGCTCCGGAATCGATGGAGCTCAAGGTTCGGCTCTTCCAGCAAGTCGCGATGCACTGCTCCGAAGAGACCCTCTTCGCCTCCAATACCTCGGCGCTCTCGGTCACCGAGATGGCCGGCGCGACCGGCCGGCCGGAGCGCTTCGCCGGCACCCACTTCTTCAATCCGGTGCATCTCATGAAGCTCCTCGAGCTGGTGCGCGGTCTCGAGACTTCGGAGGCGACCCTCGCCACCCTCCGTGAGGTCGGCCGGCGGATGGGCAAGGAGGTCGTCGTGGTGCGCGACGTCCCCGGCTTCGCCACCTCGCGGATCAACGCCCTGATCGGCAACGAGGCGTTCCGCATGCTCGAGCAGGGCGTCGCCTCGGCGGACGACATCGACAAGGCGGTGAAGCTCGGTCTCAACCACCCGATGGGGCCGTTCGAGATGGGCGACCTCGTCGGCCTGGACGTGCGGCTCAAGATTCTCGAGCATCTCCACGCCACGCTGGGCGAGACCTTCCGGCCGTCGAACCTGATGCGCCAGTACGTGCAGGCGGGGCGCCTCGGCAGGAAGACCGGGCGCGGCGTGCACACCTACGACGAGCAGGGCAGGAAGATCGGATGA
- a CDS encoding NAD(P)/FAD-dependent oxidoreductase, with translation MNRPLQERYDVVVLGGAFSGASTAMLLKRDHPEFSVLVVEKSKQFDAKVGEATTEMSAMFLTRRLAQWRHLELDQLPKEGLRYWFANADVQHHWQATEAGGFVRSAVPSFQLRRDVLDQHLLDEAVAAGAELVRPARVREVELGKFDHRVTIDQGSDTFTVGCRWVIDATGRGTLLGRQLGLITKNEQHPTAAFWGRFRNLGHIDDLAARGPVEWARRNVSSRRLGTNHYTGRGYWVWVIPHGHGETSVGVVWDRRLLDLHTRTDREQAFRDFLAELVPFNELLPGAELRTEDFRYYSNLPYATTQYMGEGWALVGDAAVFLDPYYSPGLDHCAFSVEATAEIVAIDLAGKPIVARTKEHNETFVRSYWRFFEAIYRDKYYYMGEADLLSAAFLLDTAQYYIFVVIPAYRVYGRFFWMPVLGPKEAYFNYRLMMFYNRRFKALAELRHEMGEAGKRNAGRRIKAYFALDTAPFRMALRGVKLWLYAELDGLRLGLKKLFRGKPAASVPPMPAAATEDR, from the coding sequence ATGAATCGGCCGCTACAGGAGCGCTACGACGTCGTCGTCCTCGGGGGGGCTTTCAGCGGCGCCTCGACAGCGATGTTGCTCAAACGCGACCATCCGGAGTTCTCGGTTCTCGTGGTCGAGAAGTCGAAGCAGTTCGACGCCAAGGTCGGCGAGGCGACGACCGAGATGTCGGCGATGTTCCTCACCCGGCGGCTCGCGCAGTGGCGGCACCTCGAGCTCGACCAGCTGCCGAAGGAGGGCTTGCGCTACTGGTTCGCGAACGCCGACGTGCAGCACCACTGGCAGGCGACCGAGGCGGGCGGATTCGTGCGCAGCGCCGTGCCGTCGTTTCAGCTGCGCCGGGACGTCCTCGACCAGCACCTGCTCGACGAGGCGGTCGCCGCCGGCGCCGAGCTCGTCCGCCCGGCCCGGGTGCGCGAGGTCGAGCTCGGGAAGTTCGACCATCGGGTGACGATCGACCAGGGGAGCGACACCTTCACGGTCGGCTGCCGCTGGGTGATCGATGCCACCGGCCGGGGCACGTTGCTCGGCCGGCAGCTCGGCCTGATCACGAAGAACGAGCAACATCCGACCGCAGCCTTCTGGGGGCGCTTCCGGAACCTTGGGCACATCGACGATCTCGCGGCGCGCGGGCCGGTCGAATGGGCGCGGCGGAACGTCTCCTCGCGGCGCCTGGGCACGAATCACTACACCGGCCGCGGCTACTGGGTCTGGGTGATTCCGCACGGTCACGGCGAGACCTCGGTCGGCGTCGTCTGGGACCGCCGGCTCCTCGACCTGCACACGCGGACGGATCGCGAGCAGGCGTTCCGGGACTTCCTCGCCGAGCTCGTGCCGTTCAACGAGCTCCTGCCGGGCGCGGAGCTGCGCACCGAAGACTTTCGTTACTACTCGAACCTGCCCTACGCCACGACGCAGTACATGGGCGAGGGCTGGGCGCTGGTCGGCGACGCCGCAGTCTTCCTCGACCCCTACTACTCGCCGGGCCTCGACCACTGCGCCTTCTCGGTCGAGGCCACCGCGGAGATCGTCGCGATCGACCTCGCTGGAAAGCCGATCGTCGCGCGCACGAAAGAGCACAACGAGACCTTCGTGCGCTCCTACTGGCGCTTCTTCGAGGCGATCTACAGGGACAAGTACTACTACATGGGCGAGGCCGACCTGCTGTCGGCGGCCTTCCTGCTCGATACCGCGCAGTACTACATCTTCGTCGTCATCCCGGCCTACCGCGTCTACGGCCGCTTTTTCTGGATGCCGGTGCTGGGGCCGAAAGAGGCCTACTTCAACTACCGCCTGATGATGTTCTACAACCGTCGGTTCAAGGCGCTCGCCGAGCTCCGGCACGAGATGGGCGAAGCGGGGAAGAGAAACGCCGGCCGCCGCATCAAAGCCTACTTCGCCCTCGACACCGCGCCCTTCCGCATGGCCCTGCGCGGCGTGAAGCTCTGGCTCTACGCCGAGCTCGATGGGCTGCGGCTCGGCCTCAAGAAGCTCTTTCGCGGCAAGCCCGCTGCGTCGGTGCCGCCGATGCCCGCTGCCGCGACCGAAGATCGCTGA
- a CDS encoding acyl--CoA ligase: MFRDPILGAFDALHTDQPERPIVASPSRLATVADVHLQAGELASRLHEHALVPGRLVGLVAANGPGFLVGYLALRRCGLVPVLCDVAVPAHALEGILERFDVAGCLSLSEAWPRGGEHWTFVTRLGSVVRHLPESIGAIKLTSGSTGLPRGVVVSSAALVADEAQLAASMGLTAEDRHVGAIPFSHSYGFSSVVLPALVRGALIVVPDERSVMAPLAAARDLEATFFPAVPAWLSCWARLASPPPLPPSVRLLTSAGAPLAPETARAVRERFGRPVQVFYGASESGGIAFDREGTAAEQGTVGTPIEGVAIELDAETGRLRVRSAAVAEGYLPEPASELAGGRFLTGDLAAWDEKRPGELRLLGRADDLVIVKGKNVQPREVENLLRDLPGVDDVCVLGVDGPEGPRTVLRAVFGAANAAVTFESVVEHCRGRLAEHKIPRSVVVLLELPRDGRGKLDRRQLADPALSSLAALAALATGEAGR, translated from the coding sequence GTGTTTCGCGACCCAATTCTCGGCGCTTTCGACGCCCTCCATACCGACCAGCCCGAGCGGCCGATCGTGGCTTCGCCCTCGCGTCTGGCGACCGTCGCCGACGTGCACCTCCAGGCGGGCGAGCTCGCCAGCCGCCTGCACGAGCACGCTCTCGTTCCGGGCCGGCTGGTCGGCCTGGTCGCCGCGAATGGTCCTGGATTCCTGGTCGGGTACCTGGCCCTGCGCCGCTGCGGCCTGGTGCCGGTGCTGTGCGACGTAGCGGTGCCGGCGCACGCCCTGGAGGGGATCCTCGAGCGCTTCGATGTCGCCGGCTGTCTCTCGCTCTCCGAGGCCTGGCCGCGCGGGGGAGAGCACTGGACCTTCGTCACCCGGCTCGGCTCGGTGGTGCGCCACCTCCCGGAGTCGATCGGCGCGATCAAGCTGACCTCCGGCTCCACCGGGCTGCCGCGCGGGGTCGTCGTCTCTTCGGCGGCGCTGGTCGCCGACGAGGCGCAGCTCGCGGCCTCCATGGGTCTCACCGCGGAGGACCGGCACGTAGGTGCCATCCCCTTCTCGCACTCCTACGGCTTCTCGAGTGTCGTGCTGCCGGCGCTCGTACGCGGAGCCCTGATCGTCGTTCCGGACGAGCGCTCGGTAATGGCGCCGCTCGCCGCCGCGCGCGATCTCGAGGCGACCTTCTTCCCGGCGGTGCCGGCCTGGCTCTCGTGCTGGGCGCGCCTCGCCTCGCCGCCGCCGCTGCCGCCGAGCGTCCGGCTCCTGACGAGCGCCGGCGCGCCGCTCGCGCCCGAGACGGCGCGCGCCGTCCGCGAGCGCTTCGGTCGGCCGGTGCAGGTCTTCTACGGTGCGAGCGAGTCCGGCGGCATCGCCTTCGACCGCGAGGGAACGGCTGCGGAGCAGGGCACGGTCGGCACGCCGATCGAGGGCGTCGCGATCGAGCTCGACGCCGAGACCGGGCGACTGCGGGTGCGCAGTGCGGCGGTGGCCGAAGGCTACCTCCCGGAGCCCGCCTCCGAGCTCGCCGGCGGGAGGTTCCTGACCGGCGACCTCGCGGCGTGGGACGAAAAGCGCCCCGGAGAGCTCCGCCTGCTTGGCCGGGCCGACGACCTGGTCATCGTCAAGGGCAAGAACGTGCAGCCGCGCGAGGTCGAGAACCTCCTGCGCGACCTTCCGGGGGTGGACGACGTCTGCGTCCTCGGCGTGGACGGACCGGAAGGGCCGCGCACGGTCCTGCGCGCCGTCTTCGGCGCCGCCAACGCGGCGGTGACGTTCGAGAGCGTCGTCGAGCACTGTCGCGGCAGACTCGCCGAGCACAAGATTCCGCGCAGCGTCGTGGTGCTGCTGGAGCTGCCGCGCGACGGGCGCGGCAAGCTCGACCGGCGGCAGCTCGCCGACCCCGCGCTCTCTTCCCTCGCGGCACTGGCTGCGCTCGCCACCGGCGAGGCCGGCCGATGA
- a CDS encoding tryptophan 7-halogenase, translating to MNRPASSYDFDFAVAGGGPAGTSAAICLAQKGHRVVLFEREQFPRFHIGESLLSTANDAFATLGVAERVEAACFPPKWGARLYTPDGLTGRGVDFTIASGVTRALTYQVCREKFDAILLERAREVGVDVREGHRVSGCEFDAEAASLEFSSPDGGGKVRVRALVDASGRHGLLAKKFDLRSDEPRLANIAVFSHFTGVPRLEGERPDDIRLVARADAGWFWLIPISPELTSVGVVIPMKRYMQLEHGSPEAMLQAAFDDTPMMAGLMRDARREWPVRVEKDFSYSASTYAGDRWILAGDAGSFLDPVFSSGVSIAMESGIEAATVLDRALARNDFSARHFAAFSRRQAKRFRAFRRFVVGFYSPEFRDLFFSPEPPTILFRAVVTVLAGNWNPGLWTSAMNEIFFFLVALQKRFSPSTRLFRRDATAGYPTEDAA from the coding sequence ATGAACCGTCCAGCCTCCAGCTACGATTTCGACTTCGCCGTCGCCGGGGGGGGGCCCGCTGGCACTTCGGCCGCGATCTGCCTGGCCCAGAAGGGCCATCGCGTCGTCCTGTTCGAGCGCGAGCAGTTCCCGCGCTTCCACATCGGCGAATCGCTCCTGTCGACCGCGAACGACGCCTTCGCCACCCTCGGAGTCGCCGAGCGCGTCGAGGCCGCCTGTTTTCCGCCCAAGTGGGGCGCCCGCCTCTACACGCCCGACGGCCTCACCGGACGCGGCGTCGACTTCACCATCGCCAGCGGAGTGACGCGCGCGCTGACTTACCAGGTCTGCCGCGAGAAGTTCGACGCCATCCTGCTCGAGCGCGCCCGCGAGGTGGGCGTCGACGTGCGCGAGGGGCATCGCGTCTCCGGCTGCGAGTTCGACGCCGAGGCCGCGAGCCTCGAGTTCTCCTCGCCCGACGGCGGCGGCAAAGTGCGCGTCCGCGCGCTGGTCGACGCCTCCGGCCGGCACGGCTTGCTGGCGAAGAAGTTCGACCTGCGCTCCGACGAACCGCGGCTCGCGAACATTGCAGTCTTCTCTCATTTCACCGGCGTGCCGCGCCTCGAAGGCGAGCGCCCGGACGACATCCGGCTGGTGGCGCGCGCGGATGCCGGCTGGTTCTGGCTCATTCCGATTTCGCCTGAGCTCACGAGCGTCGGCGTCGTCATTCCGATGAAGCGCTACATGCAGCTCGAGCACGGGTCTCCGGAGGCCATGCTGCAGGCGGCATTCGACGACACGCCGATGATGGCGGGCCTGATGCGCGACGCCCGAAGGGAGTGGCCCGTCCGCGTGGAGAAGGACTTCTCCTACAGCGCCTCGACTTACGCGGGCGACCGCTGGATCCTCGCCGGCGACGCGGGCTCCTTCCTCGACCCGGTCTTCTCGAGCGGCGTCTCGATCGCCATGGAGTCGGGGATCGAGGCCGCGACGGTGCTTGACCGGGCGCTCGCCCGGAACGACTTCTCGGCACGCCACTTCGCAGCCTTCTCGCGCCGCCAGGCGAAACGTTTCCGGGCCTTCCGCCGCTTCGTCGTCGGTTTCTACTCGCCGGAGTTCCGCGATCTCTTTTTCTCGCCTGAGCCGCCGACGATCCTCTTTCGGGCTGTCGTAACGGTGCTCGCCGGCAACTGGAATCCGGGCCTCTGGACGAGCGCGATGAACGAGATCTTCTTCTTTTTGGTCGCACTCCAGAAGCGCTTCTCGCCCTCGACGCGCCTCTTCCGCCGCGACGCCACCGCCGGGTATCCGACCGAAGACGCCGCGTGA
- a CDS encoding acyl carrier protein — MVAAEELAPRLKRLIVGTLRLEGLDPESIGDDQLLFGEGLGLDSIDALELVVAIEREFAIAIPEGKVDHDVFHSVRTLAVWLAERLPQGDPSDSSQPSQQSVRRSARSRAPAS; from the coding sequence ATGGTGGCCGCCGAGGAGCTGGCGCCCCGCCTCAAGCGGCTCATCGTCGGGACACTCCGACTCGAGGGGCTCGACCCGGAATCGATCGGCGACGACCAGCTGCTCTTCGGCGAGGGCCTGGGCCTCGACTCGATCGACGCGCTCGAGCTCGTGGTCGCGATCGAGCGCGAGTTCGCGATCGCGATCCCGGAGGGCAAGGTGGACCACGACGTCTTCCACTCCGTCCGCACCCTGGCGGTCTGGCTGGCCGAGCGCCTTCCTCAGGGCGACCCGAGCGATTCGAGCCAGCCGAGCCAGCAGAGCGTCCGGCGCAGCGCCCGTTCGAGAGCCCCCGCATCATGA
- a CDS encoding beta-ketoacyl-[acyl-carrier-protein] synthase family protein — protein MRPEGDPGAPPPGAVAITGLGAMSGYGSGTAALWKGLASGISAIGPFSRFEHERFRTQLASEVAGVPPQAGERRSSIADRFALDAAREALAQAGLPPQLDELSCGIYFGSSTGGMFESESYFADLMGQPQRASGIGRLTAQQTCSPGETVGRAYGVHGPVQTVASACASATLAMGNALAALRAGEIDIAIAGGSDSLCRLTYAGFNSLRAVDPKACRPFRSEREGMSIGEGAAVLVLETAAGARARGARILGWLLGAGASCDAHHMTAPDPQGAGIARAVEAALADAGLAPADIDFVNVHGTGTPHNDAAEANMLRAVFGARLTRMPLTSSKGAVGHYLGAAGAIEAVATMLCFLHGAVHPTPGEGEVDPAMGLDLVTGRPRPVPGARFALSTNLAFGGTNAAIILGAGQVRVL, from the coding sequence ATGAGGCCCGAGGGCGACCCCGGAGCTCCTCCGCCCGGAGCGGTCGCAATCACTGGCCTCGGCGCGATGAGCGGTTACGGCTCGGGCACCGCCGCTCTCTGGAAGGGCCTGGCCTCGGGGATCTCGGCGATCGGCCCGTTCTCGCGCTTCGAGCACGAACGCTTCCGCACCCAACTGGCCTCCGAAGTCGCCGGCGTTCCGCCGCAGGCCGGGGAGCGTCGGAGCTCGATCGCCGACCGATTTGCGCTCGACGCGGCGCGCGAAGCGCTCGCCCAGGCGGGGCTCCCGCCGCAGCTCGACGAGCTCTCCTGCGGTATCTACTTCGGCAGCTCGACCGGCGGCATGTTCGAGTCGGAGAGCTACTTCGCCGATCTCATGGGCCAGCCGCAGCGCGCCTCCGGCATCGGCCGGCTCACCGCGCAGCAGACCTGCTCTCCGGGCGAGACCGTCGGCCGCGCCTACGGCGTCCACGGCCCGGTTCAGACCGTCGCCTCGGCCTGCGCTTCGGCCACGCTCGCGATGGGCAACGCCCTCGCCGCGCTGCGCGCCGGCGAGATCGACATCGCCATCGCCGGCGGCAGCGACTCGCTTTGCCGGCTCACCTATGCCGGCTTCAACTCCCTGCGGGCCGTCGATCCGAAGGCATGCCGGCCCTTCCGCTCCGAGCGCGAGGGGATGTCGATCGGCGAAGGGGCCGCCGTCCTGGTGCTCGAGACGGCCGCCGGCGCTCGGGCCCGCGGCGCGCGGATCCTGGGCTGGCTCCTGGGCGCCGGCGCCTCCTGCGACGCGCATCACATGACCGCGCCCGATCCGCAGGGCGCCGGCATCGCGCGCGCCGTCGAGGCAGCCCTGGCGGATGCCGGCCTCGCGCCCGCCGATATCGACTTCGTCAACGTCCACGGCACCGGCACGCCGCACAACGACGCCGCCGAGGCCAACATGCTGCGTGCAGTCTTCGGCGCTCGGCTGACCCGGATGCCGCTCACCTCCTCGAAGGGTGCCGTCGGGCACTACCTCGGGGCCGCCGGAGCGATCGAGGCGGTCGCGACCATGCTGTGCTTCCTGCACGGCGCGGTCCATCCGACCCCGGGCGAAGGCGAGGTCGATCCGGCGATGGGCCTCGACCTGGTGACCGGCCGACCGCGGCCCGTGCCCGGCGCCCGTTTCGCCCTGTCCACGAACCTCGCTTTTGGCGGCACCAACGCCGCCATCATCCTCGGCGCCGGGCAGGTACGAGTGCTGTGA
- a CDS encoding beta-ketoacyl synthase chain length factor, translated as MSAEVVVTGLGVLGPFGAGRQALLEGLRAGVPRLREVDRSAGFHRSGGARLAALADLSELGQLVPAALSRRMSPPARMAVAAMQLALRDAGIPEGADHGATGIVTGTSFGPAWVTEQLLRQILGQGPEQASPALFTESVASASAAQMAMVIRARGPNQTLTQREASDLLALGEAARWIRDGKTGRVLVGIVEESIPILHALLDRFHALARADRFGPERARPFDRHRNGLTAAEGAVVVVLESAALAEERGARPLCRLLAHGAAFDPTARSHDWGHGEVALGRSLRRFLDRSGVAPATIELIVSGASGSRAGDRLEALTLRAAWGAQALPPVVAPKGLTGEYGGGFLAAGLLAAGGEPPGPTAGFAEVDPELGLAPWTGGTALASPGVSLITSLASGGAAAWALVAPA; from the coding sequence GTGAGCGCCGAGGTCGTGGTCACCGGATTGGGGGTCCTCGGCCCATTCGGCGCCGGCCGCCAGGCACTGCTCGAAGGGCTCCGGGCAGGCGTGCCGCGCCTCCGCGAGGTCGACCGGAGTGCGGGCTTCCACCGGTCCGGCGGAGCGCGTCTTGCCGCGCTGGCCGACCTCTCGGAGCTCGGCCAGCTCGTTCCGGCGGCACTCTCCCGTCGCATGAGCCCGCCGGCGCGGATGGCGGTGGCGGCGATGCAGCTCGCTCTGCGCGACGCTGGAATTCCGGAAGGTGCCGACCACGGGGCGACCGGAATCGTCACCGGGACCTCCTTCGGCCCCGCCTGGGTAACCGAGCAACTCCTGCGGCAGATCCTCGGCCAGGGGCCGGAGCAGGCTTCACCGGCGCTCTTCACCGAGTCGGTGGCGAGCGCCAGCGCAGCGCAGATGGCGATGGTGATCCGCGCACGCGGACCGAACCAGACGCTGACCCAGCGCGAGGCGAGCGACCTCCTCGCCCTCGGCGAGGCGGCGCGGTGGATTCGCGACGGCAAGACCGGGCGCGTCCTGGTCGGCATCGTCGAAGAGAGCATCCCGATCCTGCACGCCCTGCTCGATCGCTTTCACGCCTTGGCGCGCGCCGACCGCTTCGGTCCGGAGCGCGCCAGGCCGTTCGATCGGCACAGGAATGGTCTCACCGCCGCCGAGGGCGCCGTGGTCGTGGTCCTCGAGAGCGCGGCCCTGGCCGAAGAGCGCGGCGCCCGGCCGCTCTGCCGCCTGCTCGCCCACGGCGCCGCCTTCGATCCGACCGCCCGGTCGCACGACTGGGGTCACGGCGAGGTCGCGCTCGGCCGGTCGCTGCGCCGCTTCCTCGACCGCAGCGGCGTCGCCCCGGCCACGATCGAGCTCATTGTCTCCGGGGCCTCCGGCTCGCGTGCCGGCGACCGGCTCGAGGCGCTCACCCTGCGGGCCGCCTGGGGGGCGCAGGCGCTGCCGCCAGTCGTCGCCCCGAAAGGCTTGACAGGAGAGTATGGCGGCGGCTTCCTCGCCGCGGGGCTCCTCGCCGCCGGCGGTGAGCCGCCCGGACCGACCGCCGGCTTCGCCGAGGTCGATCCGGAGCTCGGCCTGGCGCCTTGGACCGGAGGCACCGCGCTCGCCTC